The following coding sequences are from one Thunnus maccoyii chromosome 17, fThuMac1.1, whole genome shotgun sequence window:
- the vgll2a gene encoding transcription cofactor vestigial-like protein 2a isoform X2, which translates to MQDPQDGSSRLGPLGPPGPLAIKEEDKELPPGAEYLNSRCVLFTYFQGDISAVVDEHFSRALSQPAAYPASTSHKAVRDGSFPMSQRSFPPSFWNSSYQPSVSSALGSALSAPHTELSFPGDPYSSASLHSHLHQPSPDAWHPSHHHHHHHHHPYSLGGAIGTQGSAYPRPGVHEMYGTAFDPRYSSLLVPSVRPHHRLTSGSSVPGPSTSPCDLGGKGESGTGSGWSGTFTGASAEIGLNMDTALCYGGLCSSSAALLS; encoded by the exons ATGCAAGACCCCCAGGACGGCAGCAGCCGGCTCGGCCCCCTGGGTCCCCCGGGGCCCCTGGCGATTAAAGAGGAAGACAAGGAGCTGCCGCCGGGCGCCGAGTACCTGAACTCCCGCTGCGTCCTCTTCACTTACTTCCAGGGTGATATCAGCGCTGTGGTGGACGAACACTTCAGCCGAGCCCTCAGCCAGCCGGCGGCGTACCCCGCCTCGACCAGCCACAAGGCCGtaagag ATGGATCATTCCCTATGAGCCAAAGAAGTTTCCCTCCGTCTTTCTGGAACAGTTCCTACCAGCCGTCAGTCTCCTCCGCGCTGGGCAGCGCTCTGTCAGCCCCCCACACAGAGCTCTCCTTCCCCGGGGACCCGTACTCCTCCGCCTCCCTGCACAGCCACCTCCACCAGCCCAGCCCCGACGCCTGGCACCCgtcccatcaccaccaccatcaccaccatcaccctTACTCACTAGGTGGCGCCATAGGCACCCAGGGTTCGGCCTACCCGCGTCCGGGGGTGCACGAGATGTACGGCACGGCGTTCGACCCGCGCTACAGCTCGCTGCTGGTGCCGTCAGTGAGGCCTCATCACCGCCTGACGTCCGGCAGCTCGGTACCGGGGCCCAGCACTTCGCCCTGTGACCTCGGGGGGAAGGGGGAGTCGGGGACGGGGTCGGGTTGGAGCGGCACCTTCACAGGAGCCAGCGCAGAGATCGGACTCAACATGGACACAG CTCTGTGTTACGGCGGACTGTGCAGCAGCAGCGCAGCCCTGCTGAGCTGA
- the vgll2a gene encoding transcription cofactor vestigial-like protein 2a isoform X1 — protein MSCLDVMYQVFGPQPYFSSYSPYHHQKLALYSKMQDPQDGSSRLGPLGPPGPLAIKEEDKELPPGAEYLNSRCVLFTYFQGDISAVVDEHFSRALSQPAAYPASTSHKAVRDGSFPMSQRSFPPSFWNSSYQPSVSSALGSALSAPHTELSFPGDPYSSASLHSHLHQPSPDAWHPSHHHHHHHHHPYSLGGAIGTQGSAYPRPGVHEMYGTAFDPRYSSLLVPSVRPHHRLTSGSSVPGPSTSPCDLGGKGESGTGSGWSGTFTGASAEIGLNMDTALCYGGLCSSSAALLS, from the exons AAACTGGCCTTGTATTCCAAAATGCAAGACCCCCAGGACGGCAGCAGCCGGCTCGGCCCCCTGGGTCCCCCGGGGCCCCTGGCGATTAAAGAGGAAGACAAGGAGCTGCCGCCGGGCGCCGAGTACCTGAACTCCCGCTGCGTCCTCTTCACTTACTTCCAGGGTGATATCAGCGCTGTGGTGGACGAACACTTCAGCCGAGCCCTCAGCCAGCCGGCGGCGTACCCCGCCTCGACCAGCCACAAGGCCGtaagag ATGGATCATTCCCTATGAGCCAAAGAAGTTTCCCTCCGTCTTTCTGGAACAGTTCCTACCAGCCGTCAGTCTCCTCCGCGCTGGGCAGCGCTCTGTCAGCCCCCCACACAGAGCTCTCCTTCCCCGGGGACCCGTACTCCTCCGCCTCCCTGCACAGCCACCTCCACCAGCCCAGCCCCGACGCCTGGCACCCgtcccatcaccaccaccatcaccaccatcaccctTACTCACTAGGTGGCGCCATAGGCACCCAGGGTTCGGCCTACCCGCGTCCGGGGGTGCACGAGATGTACGGCACGGCGTTCGACCCGCGCTACAGCTCGCTGCTGGTGCCGTCAGTGAGGCCTCATCACCGCCTGACGTCCGGCAGCTCGGTACCGGGGCCCAGCACTTCGCCCTGTGACCTCGGGGGGAAGGGGGAGTCGGGGACGGGGTCGGGTTGGAGCGGCACCTTCACAGGAGCCAGCGCAGAGATCGGACTCAACATGGACACAG CTCTGTGTTACGGCGGACTGTGCAGCAGCAGCGCAGCCCTGCTGAGCTGA